From Saccopteryx leptura isolate mSacLep1 chromosome 3, mSacLep1_pri_phased_curated, whole genome shotgun sequence, one genomic window encodes:
- the LOC136398223 gene encoding leukocyte immunoglobulin-like receptor subfamily A member 6, whose amino-acid sequence MGGSSMTPTLTALLCLGLCWCPWDQVQAGTLPKPTVWAEPGSVIASGSSVTIWCQGTLQAREYYLYKGRNVEFVGRQNPQGPGDKAKFFIAQMRKQQAARYYCYYFSPSGWSERSDMLELVVTGFYSKPSLSALPSPVVTSGGNVTLQCGSWDGFDRFILTEQGEHRFSYTLDSQSHFISGRYQALFPVGPVTPSHRWTFRCYGCYRDRPQVCSQPSDALALLVSGVSQKPFLLTQQGPIVVSGQSLTLQCHSAVSYDRFVLFKERGRNLLQSLVLQPQAGLSQANFSLDTVSSSHGGRYRCYGGHNLSSEWSAPSDPVDILVAGRLPDRPSLSVQPGPTVAAGENVTLLCQSQSPTDTFLLSKEGTADPPLRLRSELRAQQYQAEFSMSPVTSAHGGTYRCYRSQGFNPYLLSHPSEPLELLVSAQGLKWYQIVLIGGSVLFILLLSLLLFLLLRHQRQSKVRTSGATDTEPKDSGWQISSSPAKDTQEYLSYVAMKDPQPEEGVELDPQGPEVETASSARWAPQDVTYAQLNHLALRWETTAPPSSTSEEPPDGHSMYASLAIH is encoded by the exons ATGGGAGGAAGCAGCATGACCCCAACCCTCACTGCCCTTCTCTGCCTCG GGCTGTGCTGGTGCCCGTGGGACCAGGTGCAGGCAG GGACCCTCCCCAAACCCACTGTCTGGGCTGAGCCAGGCTCTGTGATCGCCTCGGGAAGTTCTGTGACCATTTGGTGTCAGGGGACCCTGCAGGCCCGGGAGTACTATCTGTATAAAGGTAGAAATGTAGAGTTTGTGGGCAGACAGAACCCACAGGGTCCAGGAGATAAGGCCAAGTTCTTCATCGCACAAATGAGGAAGCAACAAGCAGCGAGATATTACTGTTACTATTTCAGTCCCAGTGGCTGGTCAGAGCGCAGTGACATGCTGGAGCTGGTGGTGACAG gaTTCTATAGCaaacccagcctctcagccctgcccagccctgttgTGACCTCAGGAGGGAATGTGACCCTCCAGTGTGGCTCATGGGATGGTTTTGACAGGTTCATCCTGACTGAGCAAGGAGAACACAGGTTCTCCTACACCCTGGACTCACAGTCACACTTCATCAGTGGGAGATATCAGGCCCTGTTCCCTGTGGGCCCTGTGACCCCCAGCCACAGGTGGACGTTCAGATGCTATGGCTGTTACAGGGACAGGCCCCAGGTGTGTTCACAGCCCAGTGATGCCCTGGCGCTCCTGGTCTCAG GTGTGTCTCAGAAGCCCTTCCTCCTGACCCAGCAGGGCCCCATCGTGGTCTCTGGACAGAGCCTGACCCTCCAGTGTCACTCTGCTGTCAGCTATGACAGATTTGTTCTGTTTAAAGAGAGGGGACGTAACCTCCTCCAGAGCCTTGTCCTGCAGCCCCAGGCTGGGCTCTCTCAGGCCAACTTCTCCCTGGACACTGTGAGCAGCTCCCACGGGGGCCGGTACAGATGCTACGGTGGACACAACCTCTCCTCTGAGTGGTCGGCCCCCAGTGACCCCGTGGACATCCTGGTGGCAG gacGGCTCCCTGACAGACCCTCCCTCTCAGTGCAGCCAGGCCCCACGGTGGCCGCAGGAGAGAACGTGACCCTGCTGTGTCAGTCACAGAGCCCGACGGACACTTTCCTTCTGTCCAAGGAGGGGACAGCCGATCCCCCACTGCGTCTTAGGTCAGAGCTCCGAGCTCAGCAGTACCAGGCAGAGTTCTCCATGAGTCCTGTGACCTCAGCCCACGGGGGGACCTACAGGTGCTACAGGTCACAGGGCTTTAACCCCTACCTGCTGTCACACCCCAGTGAGCCCCTGGAGCTCCTTGTCTCAG CTCAGG GTCTCAAATGGTACCAGATCGTCCTGATTGGGGGCTCAGTGCTCTTCATCctgctgctctccctcctcctctttctcctccttcgaCACCAGCGTCAGAGCAAAGTCAGGACATCAG GGGCCACAGACACAGAGCCCAAAGACAGTGGGTGGCAGATCAG CTCCAGCCCAGCTAAGGACACCCAGGAATATCTTTCct ATGTTGCCATGAAGGACCCACAGCCTGAGGAGGGTGTGGAGCTGGACCCTCAG GGTCCTGAAGTAGAAACTGCTTCTTCAGCAAGATGGGCCCC CCAGGATGTGACCTATGCCCAGCTGAACCACTTGGCCCTCAGATGGGAGACAACTGCACCCCCTTCTTCTACATCAGAGGagcccccagatgggcacagcatgtACGCTTCTCTGGCCATCCACTAG
- the LOC136398222 gene encoding leukocyte immunoglobulin-like receptor subfamily A member 2 encodes MQAVCIKRTSLNTGRKNSVPLNTSNKTSFLIESTGSQHAGLYQCAYSTRSILSERSEPLFLVVTGVHSKPSLSAQPRSLVRLEDSLMLKCHSESGFDRFALTKDKGITPPQHLDGQHSPFFPLGHVNQAHGGQYRCYSGHSLSYVWSAPSDPLDILITGMYIKPSLSAQPGPSVTSGENVTLQCRSEVWFDTFHLHREGSRDPPQHLRLQDTSAPPQATFTISAVTSGHKGTYRCYGSHSTSPCLLSLPSDPLELVVSASHPQDYTAGNLIRMGVAGLILLVLGVLLFQARHSLGMTPNAARM; translated from the exons ATGCAGGCAG TCTGTATAAAGAGAACATCACTCAACACTGGAAGGAAAAACAGTGTCCCACTGAACACCAGCAACAAGACCAGCTTCCTCATTGAATCCACGGGCTCACAGCATGCAGGGCTGTACCAGTGTGCATATTCCACTCGGAGCATATTGTCAGAGCGGAGTGAGCCCCTGTTCCTGGTGGTGACAG gtGTGCACAGCAAGCCCTCCCTCTCGGCCCAGCCACGCTCCCTGGTGCGGCTTGAAGACAGCCTGATGCTCAAGTGCCACTCAGAGTCCGGCTTTGATAGAtttgctctgaccaaggacaagGGGATCACACCTCCCCAGCATCTGGATGGGCAACACAGCCCATTCTTCCCCCTGGGCCACGTGAACCAGGCCCACGGGGGTCAGTACAGGTGCTACAGTGGACATAGCCTTTCCTACGTGTGGTCGGCACCCAGTGACCCCCTGGACATCCTGATCACAG GAATGTACATAAaaccctctctctctgcccagccGGGACCCTCAGTGACCTCGGGAGAGAACGTGACCCTGCAGTGTCGCTCTGAGGTCTGGTTTGACACCTTCCACCTGCACAGGGAGGGGTCACGGGATCCTCCCCAGCACCTTCGTCTGCAGGACACATCTGCACCCCCTCAGGCCACCTTCACCATCAGTGCTGTGACCTCAGGTCACAAAGGGACCTACAGGTGTTATGGCTCACACAGCACCTCCCCCTGCCTGCTGTCACTCCCCAGTGACCCCCTGGAGCTGGTGGTCTCAG CCTCCCACCCCCAAGACTACACAGCGGGGAACCTCATCCGGATGGGGGTGGCTGGATTGATCCTGCTGGTCCTTGGGGTGCTGCTGTTTCAGGCTCGACACAGCCTAGGAATGACCCCCAATGCAGCCAGGATGTGA